The region CCTGAGTGGATGGTGTTGACCGTTCTGCCGGTTCTGCCGCCAGATCTGCGTCCATTGGTTCCGTTGGATGGCGGTCGTTTCGCGACTTCCGACCTCAACGATCTGTATCGTCGAGTGATCAACCGTAACAACCGTTTGAAGCGCCTGCTTGATCTGTCCGCTCCGGACATCATCGTGCGCAACGAAAAGCGTATGTTGCAGGAAGCGGTCGATGCACTGCTCGACAACGGTCGTCGTGGTCGTGCCATCACCGGTTCGAACAAGCGTCCTTTGAAATCCCTGGCTGACATGATCAAGGGTAAGCAAGGTCGTTTCCGTCAGAACTTGCTCGGTAAGCGTGTTGACTACTCGGGTCGTTCGGTAATTACCGTAGGTCCGACCCTGCGTCTGCACCAGTGCGGTCTGCCGAAGAAAATGGCTCTTGAGCTGTTCAAGCCATTCATTTTCGGCAAGCTGGAAATGCGCGGTCTTGCGACCACGATCAAAGCGGCCAAGAAAATGGTCGAGCGCGAACTGCCAGAGGTTTGGGACGTTCTTGCTGAAGTCATTCGCGAACACCCGGTCCTCCTCAACCGTGCACCGACCCTTCACCGTCTGGGTATCCAGGCGTTTGAACCAGTACTGATCGAAGGTAAGGCTATCCAGCTGCACCCATTGGTCTGTGCTGCGTACAACGCCGACTTCGACGGCGACCAAATGGCCGTGCACGTACCGCTGACGCTGGAAGCCCAGCTGGAAGCGCGTGCGTTGATGATGTCGACCAACAACATTCTGTCGCCAGCGAACGGTGAGCCAATCATCGTTCCATCGCAGGACGTTGTATTGGGTCTGTACTACATGACGCGTGAAGCGATCAACGCCAAAGGCGAAGGTCGTGTATTCGCGGATCTGCAAGAAGTTGACCGTGTGTTCCGTGCTGGCGAAGCCGCACTGCATGCCAAGGTTAAAGTGCGGATCAACGAAACCGTCAATGACCGTGATGGCGGCAGCGTGAGCAACACTCGTATCGTCGACACTACAGTCGGTCGTGCGCTGTTGTTCCAGGTTGTGCCAAAAGGTCTGTCGTTCGATGTCGTCAACCTGCCGATGAAGAAAAAGGCGATCTCCAAGCTGATCAACCAGTGCTACCGCGTGGTTGGTTTGAAAGAGACCGTTATCTTCGCTGACCAGTTGATGTACACCGGTTTCGCCTATTCGACCATTTCCGGCGTTTCCATCGGCGTTAACGACTTCGTTATCCCGGATGAAAAAGCTCGCATCATCAGTGCTGCCACTGATGAAGTGAAAGAGATCGAAAGTCAGTACGCCTCCGGCCTGGTAACCCAGGGCGAGAAGTACAACAAAGTAATCGACCTTTGGTCGAAAGCTAACGACGAAGTCTCCAAGGCAATGATGTCGAACCTCTCGAAAGAGAAGGTTATTGACCGTCACGGCAACGAAGTTGACCAAGAGTCGTTCAACTCGATGTACATGATGGCCGACTCCGGCGCACGGGGTTCTGCAGCGCAGATCCGTCAGCTGGCCGGTATGCGTGGTTTGATGGCCAAGCCGGATGGCTCCATCATTGAAACGCCGATTACTGCGAACTTCCGTGAAGGTTTGAGCGTACTTCAGTACTTCATCTCGACTCACGGTGCTCGTAAGGGTCTGGCGGATACCGCCTTGAAAACAGCCAACTCCGGTTACCTGACTCGTCGTCTGGTAGACGTGGCGCAAGACCTGGTTGTGACCGAAGTCGATTGCGGTACCGAACACGGTCTGCTGATGACTCCGCACATTGAAGGTGGCGATGTCGTTGAGCCGCTGGGTGAGCGCGTACTGGGTCGAGTTATCGCCCGTGACGTATTCAAGCCTGGCACCGAAGAAGTTATCGTTCCGGCCGGTACGCTGGTAGACGAGAAGTGGGTTGAGTTCATCGAGCTGAACAGCATCGACGAAGTTATCGTACGCTCGCCAATCAGCTGCGAAACCCGTTTCGGTATCTGTGCCAAGTGCTACGGTCGTGACCTTGCTCGTGGTCACCAGGTGAACATTGGTGAAGCTGTCGGCGTAATTGCTGCTCAGTCCATCGGTGAGCCGGGTACACAGCTGACAATGCGTACGTTCCACATCGGTGGTGCGGCAAGCCGGACCTCTGCTGCTGACAGCGTTCAGGTGAAGAATGGCGGTACTGTCCGTCTGCATAACCTGAAGCACGTTGAGCGCGTAGATGGCTGCCTGGTAGCTGTATCCCGTTCGGGTGAGCTTGCAATCGCCGATGACTACGGTCGTGAGCGTGAGCGCTACAAGCTGCCGTACGGTGCTGTAATTTCGGTTAAGGAAGGTGACAAGGTTGACGCTGGCTCGATCGTAGCCAAGTGGGATCCGCACACCCACCCGATCGTTACCGAAATGAAAGGTACCGTGACCTACGTGGGCATGGAAGAAGGCATCACGATCAAGCGTCAGACAGACGAATTGACCGGTATGACCAACATCGAAGTGCTTGATGCCAAAGACCGTCCAGCAGCCGGCAAGGACATTCGTCCAGCCGTCAAGATGGTCGGTGTGGATGGCAAGGATCTGCTGTTGCCGGGTACTGACGTACCTGCTCAGTACTTCCTGCCGGCTAACGCCTTGGTCGGTGTGGCGGATGGTGCGGAAATTGCGATCGGTGACGTTATCGCTCGTATTCCGCAAGAAACTTCGAAAACTCGAGACATCACCGGTGGTCTGCCACGCGTTGCTGACTTGTTCGAAGCGCGTCGTCCGAAAGAAGCCTCGATTCTGGCTGAAGTCAGCGGCACCATCGCGTTCGGTAAAGAGACCAAGGGCAAGCGCCGTCTGGTCATTACCCCGAACGACGGTACCGATCCGTACGAAGAGCTGATTCCGAAGTGGCGTCACCTGAACGTCTTCGAAGGCGAGCAAGTGAACCGCGGCGAAGTTATCTCCGACGGTCCAAGCGATCCACACGACATCCTGCGTCTGCTGGGTGTGAGTGCGTTGGCCAAGTACATCGTTAACGAGATTCAAGACGTTTATCGTCTGCAAGGCGTAAAAATCAACGATAAGCACATCGAAACGATCCTTCGTCAGATGCTGCGTAAAGTTGAAATTGCCGAGTCGGGTGATTCCAGCTTCATCAAGGGCGACCAGATGGAGTTGACCCAGGTATTGACCGAAAACGAGCGTCTGGGTAACGAGGACAAGTTTGTGTCCAAGTACACTCGCGTTCTGTTAGGTATTACCAAGGCGTCGTTGTCGACTGAGTCGTTCATCTCCGCGGCCTCTTTCCAAGAGACAACTCGCGTATTGACCGAAGCAGCGGTAACCGGCAAGCGCGATTACCTTCGCGGCCTGAA is a window of Pseudomonas taetrolens DNA encoding:
- the rpoC gene encoding DNA-directed RNA polymerase subunit beta', with protein sequence MKDLLNLLKNQGQVEEFDAIRIGLASPEMIRSWSFGEVKKPETINYRTFKPERDGLFCAKIFGPVKDYECLCGKYKRLKHRGVICEKCGVEVALAKVRRERMAHIELASPVAHIWFLKSLPSRIGLLMDMTLRDIERVLYFESYVVIDPGMTTLEKGQLLNDEQYFEALEEFGDDFDARMGAEAVRELLHAIDLEHEIGRLREEIPQTNSETKIKKLSKRLKLMEAFLGSGNLPEWMVLTVLPVLPPDLRPLVPLDGGRFATSDLNDLYRRVINRNNRLKRLLDLSAPDIIVRNEKRMLQEAVDALLDNGRRGRAITGSNKRPLKSLADMIKGKQGRFRQNLLGKRVDYSGRSVITVGPTLRLHQCGLPKKMALELFKPFIFGKLEMRGLATTIKAAKKMVERELPEVWDVLAEVIREHPVLLNRAPTLHRLGIQAFEPVLIEGKAIQLHPLVCAAYNADFDGDQMAVHVPLTLEAQLEARALMMSTNNILSPANGEPIIVPSQDVVLGLYYMTREAINAKGEGRVFADLQEVDRVFRAGEAALHAKVKVRINETVNDRDGGSVSNTRIVDTTVGRALLFQVVPKGLSFDVVNLPMKKKAISKLINQCYRVVGLKETVIFADQLMYTGFAYSTISGVSIGVNDFVIPDEKARIISAATDEVKEIESQYASGLVTQGEKYNKVIDLWSKANDEVSKAMMSNLSKEKVIDRHGNEVDQESFNSMYMMADSGARGSAAQIRQLAGMRGLMAKPDGSIIETPITANFREGLSVLQYFISTHGARKGLADTALKTANSGYLTRRLVDVAQDLVVTEVDCGTEHGLLMTPHIEGGDVVEPLGERVLGRVIARDVFKPGTEEVIVPAGTLVDEKWVEFIELNSIDEVIVRSPISCETRFGICAKCYGRDLARGHQVNIGEAVGVIAAQSIGEPGTQLTMRTFHIGGAASRTSAADSVQVKNGGTVRLHNLKHVERVDGCLVAVSRSGELAIADDYGRERERYKLPYGAVISVKEGDKVDAGSIVAKWDPHTHPIVTEMKGTVTYVGMEEGITIKRQTDELTGMTNIEVLDAKDRPAAGKDIRPAVKMVGVDGKDLLLPGTDVPAQYFLPANALVGVADGAEIAIGDVIARIPQETSKTRDITGGLPRVADLFEARRPKEASILAEVSGTIAFGKETKGKRRLVITPNDGTDPYEELIPKWRHLNVFEGEQVNRGEVISDGPSDPHDILRLLGVSALAKYIVNEIQDVYRLQGVKINDKHIETILRQMLRKVEIAESGDSSFIKGDQMELTQVLTENERLGNEDKFVSKYTRVLLGITKASLSTESFISAASFQETTRVLTEAAVTGKRDYLRGLKENVVVGRLIPAGTGLAYHSERKRRRDADKPLRVSASEVEAALTEALNSSGN